The following proteins come from a genomic window of Streptomyces sp. Sge12:
- a CDS encoding GNAT family N-acetyltransferase, whose product MTTSPIRPLPAVQLRVPTDEDAHAWHSVFADPDVMEFLGGPAELSAYEEITARQRMHDAQLGYCLWTLLDGQGTVIGFTGAQPWPRERTWGPVGEIEIGWRLGRAAWGQGYAYAAALATLERVRAAGLPRVVAMIDARNKRSVAVAERLDMALAAEFTTPAGNPARRYELAL is encoded by the coding sequence ATGACGACCTCGCCGATCCGGCCACTTCCCGCCGTACAGCTCCGCGTGCCCACGGACGAGGACGCGCACGCATGGCACTCGGTCTTCGCCGACCCCGATGTCATGGAGTTCCTGGGCGGGCCCGCGGAACTGTCCGCGTACGAGGAAATCACCGCGCGCCAGCGCATGCACGACGCCCAGCTCGGCTACTGCCTGTGGACCCTGCTCGACGGGCAGGGCACGGTGATCGGCTTCACCGGCGCCCAGCCGTGGCCGCGGGAGAGGACCTGGGGGCCGGTCGGCGAGATCGAGATCGGCTGGCGCCTGGGCCGGGCCGCGTGGGGCCAGGGCTACGCGTACGCCGCTGCGCTGGCCACGCTGGAACGGGTGCGGGCGGCCGGCCTGCCCCGGGTCGTGGCGATGATCGACGCCCGCAACAAGCGCTCGGTGGCGGTCGCGGAACGCCTGGACATGGCGCTGGCGGCGGAGTTCACCACCCCGGCGGGCAACCCCGCCCGCCGGTACGAACTCGCACTGTAG
- a CDS encoding glycoside hydrolase domain-containing protein: MADEMVLRAQSWLNTAYRGKLGTDPLVENGVTSWKVMFALTRALQYELGIATLSDTFGPTTLNTLQSKYPALNSSTVPNKNVASIIQAALYCKGYDGGSFDGTYNSRVSASVAKLKQDMGVDSTYPGDTLVPKVFKGLLNMDAYVTVNGGSENIRAVQRWLNGSYVNRRDFYIIPADGHHSRDVAKSMLFAVQYELGMADGTANGVFGPGTQSGLKSHTVSTGSSGTWVRLFSGGMVLNQRPATFTSTFTDSLAYAVSAFQSFVNLPVTGTGNFSTWASLLVSYGDQSRNGEACDGITLITPARAATLKAQGIKYVGRYLTNPVPPKDDKDPLRHKAIQPGELQTIAASGLRCFPIYQTFGRDASDFSYPLGRAAGQSAINAALDHGFRTGTRIFFAVDFDALDEDVSGSVLPHFKGIKDAIADDGNRFGIGVYGPRNVCTRVGEAGHATASFVSDMSSGFSGNFGYPMPENWAYDQIVTRTIGSGDGAINIDVNIASGRDIGQASFDAPRTPRPDTNLLPSVIGAMRTDVGKYMESIGFPNDGGIRTYGNETCFNRVVVEWDTVITQLAYKYKMRKALIQTACYWEMRHIDAADLAADVRVAAQFQTGLGFADSSTGIAQMFGKTAVLAWNYAIQNGFTTGTIRNVQSDKDKFEVWDDLRNEDYFAIQSVPLVHLWNAGGAPGNSPTEKVMRPMSLDYTESEIYQILRRYQGTEDSVAVEHAKKRLALYQVMEKYNSISRNV, translated from the coding sequence ATGGCCGACGAAATGGTGCTCAGGGCCCAGAGCTGGCTCAATACCGCCTATCGGGGAAAGCTGGGTACCGACCCGCTCGTCGAAAACGGCGTGACCAGTTGGAAGGTGATGTTCGCACTCACCCGCGCCCTTCAATACGAGCTCGGCATTGCGACCCTTTCCGACACATTCGGTCCGACGACGCTGAATACCCTCCAGTCGAAATACCCGGCTCTCAACAGCAGCACGGTGCCCAACAAAAACGTTGCCTCGATCATCCAGGCCGCCCTTTACTGCAAGGGCTACGACGGGGGCTCCTTCGACGGCACGTACAACTCCCGGGTATCGGCGTCCGTCGCCAAGCTGAAGCAGGACATGGGCGTGGACTCCACGTACCCCGGTGACACCCTGGTGCCCAAGGTGTTCAAGGGCCTGCTCAACATGGACGCCTACGTCACCGTCAACGGCGGCTCGGAGAACATCCGGGCCGTCCAGCGCTGGCTGAACGGCTCCTACGTCAACCGCCGCGACTTCTACATCATCCCGGCCGACGGCCACCACTCCCGCGACGTCGCGAAGTCCATGCTCTTCGCCGTTCAGTACGAACTGGGCATGGCCGACGGCACCGCGAACGGCGTCTTCGGACCCGGCACCCAGAGCGGGCTGAAGAGCCACACCGTCTCCACGGGTTCCTCGGGCACCTGGGTCCGGCTCTTCTCCGGCGGCATGGTCCTCAACCAGCGCCCGGCCACCTTCACCTCCACCTTCACCGACTCCCTCGCCTACGCGGTCAGTGCCTTCCAGTCGTTCGTGAACCTTCCCGTCACCGGCACGGGCAACTTCTCCACCTGGGCCTCCCTGCTGGTCTCGTACGGCGACCAGTCCCGCAACGGCGAGGCGTGCGACGGCATCACGCTGATCACGCCCGCGCGGGCGGCGACCCTGAAGGCGCAGGGCATCAAATACGTCGGCCGATACCTCACCAACCCGGTCCCCCCGAAGGACGACAAGGACCCGCTGCGCCACAAGGCGATCCAGCCGGGCGAGCTCCAGACCATCGCCGCGAGCGGGCTGCGCTGCTTCCCGATCTACCAGACCTTCGGCCGCGACGCCTCGGACTTCAGCTACCCCCTGGGCCGTGCCGCGGGCCAGTCCGCGATCAACGCGGCCCTGGACCACGGTTTCAGGACCGGGACGCGCATCTTCTTCGCCGTGGACTTCGACGCGCTCGACGAGGACGTGTCGGGCAGCGTCCTGCCGCACTTCAAGGGCATCAAGGACGCCATCGCGGACGACGGCAACCGCTTCGGCATCGGCGTCTACGGGCCCCGGAACGTCTGCACCCGTGTCGGCGAGGCCGGCCACGCCACCGCCTCGTTCGTCTCCGACATGTCGTCCGGCTTCTCCGGCAACTTCGGCTACCCGATGCCCGAGAACTGGGCCTACGACCAGATCGTCACCCGCACCATCGGCTCGGGTGACGGCGCGATCAACATCGACGTCAACATCGCGTCGGGCCGCGACATCGGGCAGGCGTCGTTCGACGCGCCCCGCACCCCGCGCCCGGACACCAACCTCCTTCCCAGCGTGATCGGGGCGATGCGGACGGACGTGGGCAAGTACATGGAGTCGATCGGCTTCCCGAACGACGGCGGCATCAGGACGTACGGCAACGAGACGTGCTTCAACAGGGTCGTCGTCGAGTGGGACACGGTGATCACCCAGCTCGCCTACAAGTACAAGATGCGCAAGGCCCTCATCCAGACGGCGTGCTACTGGGAGATGCGGCACATCGACGCCGCCGACCTCGCCGCGGACGTGCGTGTCGCGGCTCAGTTCCAGACCGGCCTCGGGTTCGCGGACAGCTCGACCGGCATCGCCCAGATGTTCGGCAAGACCGCCGTCCTCGCGTGGAACTACGCCATCCAGAACGGCTTCACCACGGGCACGATCCGCAACGTCCAGAGCGACAAGGACAAGTTCGAGGTCTGGGACGACCTCCGCAACGAGGACTACTTCGCCATCCAGAGCGTCCCGCTCGTCCACCTCTGGAACGCCGGTGGCGCACCGGGCAACTCGCCCACCGAAAAGGTGATGCGGCCCATGAGCCTGGACTACACGGAGAGCGAGATCTACCAGATCCTGCGCCGGTACCAGGGCACCGAGGACTCGGTGGCCGTGGAGCACGCCAAGAAGCGCCTGGCGCTCTACCAGGTCATGGAGAAGTACAACTCCATATCCCGCAACGTCTGA
- a CDS encoding glutaminase — protein sequence MDYGPLLERIAADIAPLVGSGTPAEYIPALAAVDRRQFGMAIADLDGNVFGVGDWQVPFSAQSITKVFALALALAEGGDSLWERVGREPSGNPFNSLVQLEYENGIPRNPFINAGALVVTDRLQTLTGDASSELLEFLRQESQNPDMGFDGEVAASEQENGDRNAAVAHFMASYGNIDNPVPALLEHYFWQCSIEMSCADLARAGRFLARHGVRADGSRLLTRSEAKQINAVMLTCGTYDAAGEFAYRVGLPGKSGVGGGIVAVVPGQCVLAVWSPGLDARGNSVAGVAALDRFTTLTGLSVF from the coding sequence ATGGACTACGGGCCCCTGCTGGAGCGGATCGCGGCCGACATCGCCCCGCTGGTGGGCAGCGGCACCCCGGCCGAGTACATCCCCGCGCTCGCCGCCGTGGACCGGCGGCAGTTCGGGATGGCCATCGCCGACCTCGACGGCAACGTCTTCGGGGTCGGGGACTGGCAGGTCCCCTTCTCCGCGCAGTCCATCACCAAGGTCTTCGCGCTGGCCCTGGCCCTGGCCGAGGGCGGTGACAGCCTGTGGGAACGGGTCGGACGGGAGCCCTCCGGCAATCCGTTCAACTCGCTCGTGCAGCTGGAGTACGAAAACGGCATTCCGCGCAATCCATTCATCAACGCGGGCGCCCTCGTGGTCACCGACCGGCTCCAGACGCTGACGGGCGACGCGAGCAGCGAACTGCTGGAGTTCCTGCGGCAGGAGAGCCAGAACCCGGACATGGGCTTCGACGGCGAGGTCGCGGCCTCCGAGCAGGAGAACGGCGACCGCAACGCCGCCGTCGCCCACTTCATGGCCTCGTACGGGAACATCGACAACCCGGTGCCCGCCCTGCTGGAGCACTACTTCTGGCAGTGCTCCATCGAGATGAGCTGCGCCGACCTCGCCCGTGCCGGGCGCTTCCTGGCCCGGCACGGAGTACGGGCCGACGGCTCGCGGCTGCTGACGCGCAGCGAGGCCAAGCAGATCAACGCGGTGATGCTGACCTGCGGGACGTACGACGCGGCGGGCGAGTTCGCCTACCGCGTCGGCCTGCCGGGCAAGAGCGGGGTCGGCGGAGGGATCGTCGCGGTCGTCCCGGGCCAGTGCGTCCTGGCGGTGTGGAGCCCGGGCCTGGACGCCCGGGGGAACTCGGTGGCGGGCGTGGCCGCCCTGGACCGCTTCACGACCCTGACGGGCCTGTCGGTGTTCTAG
- a CDS encoding demethylmenaquinone methyltransferase has translation MTRASLDKQPHEVASMFDGVAANYDLTNDVLSLGQARLWRKEVAKAVGARPGHTVLDLAAGTATSSLPFAATGAYVVPCDFSLGMLMEGKKKHDWLPLTAGDATKLPFKDGSFDTVTISFGLRNVQDTDAALRELYRVTKPGGQVVICEFSQPTWAPFRTVYIEYLMRALPPVARAVSSNPDAYVYLAESIREWPDQPALAALLQKAGWSKVAWRNLSGGIVALHRGTKD, from the coding sequence GTGACAAGGGCTTCCCTGGACAAGCAGCCGCACGAAGTCGCCTCCATGTTCGACGGTGTCGCCGCGAACTACGACCTCACCAACGACGTCCTCTCGCTCGGCCAGGCACGGCTGTGGCGCAAGGAGGTCGCCAAGGCGGTCGGCGCCCGCCCCGGGCACACGGTCCTCGACCTGGCCGCGGGGACCGCGACCTCCTCCCTGCCCTTCGCCGCCACCGGCGCGTACGTCGTCCCCTGCGACTTCTCCCTGGGCATGCTCATGGAGGGCAAGAAGAAGCACGACTGGCTGCCGCTGACCGCCGGCGACGCGACGAAGCTGCCGTTCAAGGACGGCTCCTTCGACACCGTCACGATCTCCTTCGGGCTGCGCAACGTCCAGGACACCGATGCCGCGCTGCGCGAGCTGTACCGGGTGACGAAGCCCGGCGGGCAGGTCGTGATCTGCGAGTTCTCACAGCCCACTTGGGCGCCGTTCCGCACGGTCTACATCGAGTACCTGATGCGCGCCCTGCCGCCGGTGGCCCGCGCGGTGTCCTCCAACCCCGACGCGTACGTCTACCTCGCCGAGTCCATCCGCGAATGGCCGGACCAGCCGGCGCTGGCCGCCCTGCTGCAGAAGGCCGGCTGGTCCAAGGTGGCCTGGCGCAACCTCAGCGGCGGCATCGTCGCGCTGCACCGGGGCACCAAGGACTGA
- a CDS encoding DUF3152 domain-containing protein, whose protein sequence is MPAGHSTGRSSRSGPRARRRAERRKRLRRTILIGSAALVVVSATAYTLLPGDDGANTAAGRTAASPDPTDAESADGSGNAVPQGGQKSPSAQPPASPSPQAEGSPSVQPSATAARPGVFKPSATVGNAQGKGPARRWRIEVEEGSGIDPESAARSVEAILGDPRGWTKDPKYGFQLVAAGQPVDFTIKIATPKTTDRLCDVVTPELIGETNCSTGHTVVVNLKRWQEGSPQFSGSPEEYRALIINHEVGHELGRGHESCPGPGQPAPAMMQQIKGLLGCKSNAWPYDSNGTYLSGPPVL, encoded by the coding sequence ATGCCGGCAGGCCATTCCACCGGTCGCTCCAGCCGCAGCGGCCCGCGCGCCAGGCGCCGGGCCGAGCGGCGCAAGCGGCTGCGGCGCACGATCCTCATCGGCTCGGCGGCACTGGTCGTCGTCTCGGCGACCGCGTACACGCTGCTGCCCGGGGACGACGGCGCGAACACCGCCGCGGGCCGGACCGCGGCCTCGCCGGACCCGACGGACGCCGAGTCCGCCGACGGCTCGGGGAACGCGGTCCCGCAGGGCGGCCAGAAGTCGCCCTCCGCCCAGCCGCCCGCCTCGCCCTCGCCGCAGGCCGAGGGCTCGCCCTCGGTGCAGCCCTCCGCGACGGCCGCCCGGCCGGGTGTCTTCAAGCCCTCCGCCACCGTCGGCAACGCGCAGGGCAAGGGGCCCGCGCGCCGCTGGCGCATCGAGGTCGAGGAGGGCAGCGGGATCGACCCGGAGTCGGCCGCGCGCTCGGTCGAGGCGATCCTCGGGGACCCGCGGGGCTGGACCAAGGACCCGAAGTACGGCTTCCAGCTCGTCGCGGCCGGCCAGCCCGTCGATTTCACCATCAAGATCGCGACGCCCAAGACCACCGACCGGCTGTGCGACGTGGTCACGCCCGAGCTCATCGGCGAGACCAACTGCAGCACGGGGCACACCGTCGTGGTCAACCTCAAGCGCTGGCAGGAGGGTTCGCCGCAGTTCAGCGGCTCGCCCGAGGAGTACCGGGCGCTGATCATCAACCACGAGGTCGGGCACGAGCTCGGCCGCGGGCACGAGTCGTGCCCGGGCCCCGGCCAGCCCGCTCCGGCGATGATGCAGCAGATCAAGGGGCTGCTCGGCTGCAAGTCCAACGCCTGGCCGTACGACTCGAATGGAACCTACCTGTCCGGTCCACCCGTCCTATAG
- a CDS encoding response regulator transcription factor: MRVVSFTVPAWFPSYEETGAEGQAPHEDASNGDGPAANRPAANRPAADGSPADRSPTGGPAANGPAAIRPAADRPASDRPTPDRTADAQLTEQESAVFLCLATGASNRELAAELQLSVSTVKFHVVNIRAKLGGISRLQACLLAALAREDTLRAARSGHCARTGPGGLSDGGAAAARR; this comes from the coding sequence GTGCGCGTCGTCAGCTTCACCGTCCCCGCCTGGTTCCCCTCGTACGAGGAGACGGGCGCGGAGGGGCAGGCGCCGCACGAGGACGCGTCGAACGGGGACGGCCCGGCCGCGAACAGACCGGCGGCGAACAGACCGGCGGCGGACGGATCCCCGGCGGACAGATCCCCGACGGGCGGACCCGCCGCGAACGGACCCGCCGCGATCAGACCGGCGGCGGACCGCCCGGCCTCCGACCGCCCGACGCCGGACCGGACCGCCGACGCCCAGCTGACCGAGCAGGAGTCCGCGGTGTTCCTGTGCCTGGCCACCGGCGCCTCCAACCGGGAACTCGCCGCCGAGCTTCAACTCTCCGTCAGCACCGTCAAGTTCCACGTCGTCAACATACGGGCCAAGCTGGGCGGCATCAGCCGCCTCCAGGCCTGCCTGCTGGCCGCCCTCGCCCGGGAGGACACCCTGCGCGCCGCCCGCTCCGGGCACTGCGCGCGGACCGGGCCCGGCGGCCTCAGCGACGGCGGTGCAGCAGCCGCCCGCCGATGA
- a CDS encoding imidazolonepropionase-like domain-containing protein, with product MLTLHTAELLVPGPGSAPLPGGAVLVDGDRIARVGPYEEVAAAHPHARTRRWPGVITPGLVVRGADELLERTYYPDDPYEVTELGADPIRGEAALEALKMTEPRWGNSARRGTQRLLARGVVAVCGRFTIPAVRTAVSRSGLAILAPAAHEGLPALDPFAGRSAAAEAFHGILEAGVPARFAAFAVADEADLLEQGATTCVATVIGGRLLHRRR from the coding sequence ATGCTGACGCTGCACACCGCCGAACTCCTGGTCCCCGGGCCGGGATCCGCGCCGCTGCCCGGCGGCGCGGTCCTCGTCGACGGCGACCGGATAGCCCGCGTCGGCCCCTACGAGGAGGTCGCCGCGGCCCACCCGCACGCCAGGACCCGCCGCTGGCCCGGGGTGATCACCCCGGGGCTGGTCGTGCGCGGGGCGGACGAGCTGCTGGAGCGGACGTACTACCCGGACGACCCGTACGAGGTCACCGAGCTCGGCGCCGACCCGATCAGGGGCGAGGCCGCGCTGGAGGCGCTGAAGATGACCGAGCCGCGGTGGGGCAACAGTGCCCGGCGCGGCACGCAGCGGCTCCTGGCCCGTGGGGTGGTGGCGGTCTGCGGCCGCTTCACGATCCCGGCGGTGCGCACGGCGGTGTCCCGGTCGGGGCTCGCCATCCTGGCGCCGGCCGCTCATGAGGGGCTGCCCGCCCTGGATCCGTTCGCCGGGCGCAGCGCGGCGGCGGAGGCCTTCCACGGCATTCTGGAGGCGGGCGTTCCGGCGCGCTTCGCGGCCTTCGCGGTGGCGGACGAGGCCGACCTGCTGGAGCAGGGTGCGACCACGTGCGTGGCCACGGTCATCGGCGGGCGGCTGCTGCACCGCCGTCGCTGA
- the mqnC gene encoding cyclic dehypoxanthinyl futalosine synthase: MTDLAVLQSVLDRAAAGGRITKEEALDLYRHAPLHALGQAADAARRRRYAGTEHIATYIIERNINYTNVCVTACKFCAFYAAPKDAKKGWSRDLDDILRRCAETVELGGTQIMFQGGHHPDYGVEYYEHHFSAIKKDFPQLVIHSLGASEVEHMARISGVSAEEAIQRIHAAGLDSFAGAGAELLPARPRKAIAPLKESGERWLEIMEIAHKLGVESTSTMLMGTGETNAERIEHIAMIRDTQDRTGGFRAFIPYTYQPENNHLKGRTQATIFEYLRMIAIARLFLDNIAHIQGSWLTVGKEAGQLSLHYGADDLGSIMLEENVVSSAGAKHRSNRQEIIDLIRKAERTPAQRATTYEHLLVHDDPANDPVDERVVSHISSTALEGGTAHPELKLISTN, encoded by the coding sequence GTGACCGACCTGGCCGTTCTCCAGTCTGTCCTCGACCGCGCCGCCGCGGGGGGCCGGATCACCAAGGAAGAGGCGCTCGACCTCTACCGCCACGCGCCGCTGCACGCGCTCGGCCAGGCGGCCGACGCCGCGCGCCGCCGCCGCTACGCGGGTACCGAGCACATCGCGACGTACATCATCGAGCGCAACATCAACTACACCAACGTGTGCGTCACGGCGTGCAAGTTCTGTGCCTTCTACGCGGCTCCCAAGGACGCGAAGAAGGGCTGGTCCCGCGACCTCGACGACATCCTGCGCCGCTGCGCGGAGACCGTCGAGCTCGGCGGCACCCAGATCATGTTCCAGGGCGGGCATCACCCGGACTACGGCGTCGAGTACTACGAGCACCACTTCTCCGCCATCAAGAAGGACTTCCCGCAGCTGGTCATCCACTCCCTCGGCGCGTCCGAGGTCGAGCACATGGCCCGCATCTCGGGCGTCTCGGCGGAGGAGGCCATCCAGCGCATCCATGCGGCCGGCCTCGACTCCTTCGCGGGCGCCGGCGCCGAACTGCTGCCCGCGCGACCGCGCAAGGCGATCGCCCCGCTCAAGGAGTCGGGCGAGCGCTGGCTGGAGATCATGGAGATCGCCCACAAGCTGGGCGTGGAGTCCACCTCCACGATGCTGATGGGCACCGGCGAGACGAACGCCGAGCGCATCGAGCACATCGCGATGATCCGGGACACGCAGGACCGTACGGGCGGCTTCCGCGCCTTCATCCCGTACACCTACCAGCCCGAGAACAACCACCTCAAGGGCCGCACCCAGGCGACGATCTTCGAGTACCTGCGCATGATCGCGATCGCGCGCCTCTTCCTCGACAACATCGCCCACATCCAGGGCTCCTGGCTGACCGTGGGCAAGGAGGCGGGCCAGCTCTCGCTGCACTACGGTGCGGACGACCTCGGCTCGATCATGCTGGAGGAGAACGTCGTCTCCTCGGCCGGTGCCAAGCACCGCTCCAACCGCCAGGAGATCATCGACCTGATCCGCAAGGCGGAGCGCACCCCGGCGCAGCGCGCGACCACGTACGAGCACCTGCTCGTGCACGACGACCCGGCGAACGACCCGGTCGACGAGCGCGTGGTCTCGCACATCTCCTCCACCGCCCTCGAAGGCGGCACGGCGCACCCCGAGCTGAAGCTCATCTCCACGAACTGA
- a CDS encoding serine/threonine-protein kinase has product MQPLEAGEPRTIGAYRLLGRLGAGGMGRVYLGRSAGGRTVAVKIVHPHFATDEEFRARFRREVEAARLVGGEWTAPVLDADPDAPVPWVATGYVAGPSLDRALAAHGPLPEASVRAIGAGLARALVAVHGLGLVHRDVKPSNVMLTLDGPRLIDFGIARATDGTASLTSTGVSVGSPGYMSPEQILGKGITGAADVFSLGAVMAFAATGRPPFTGDNSATLLYKVVHEPPELGALPAGELRDLIEACLAKSAADRPAPEAVAAALGGALGAPGWLPGPLVEEASRAAVALLDLDADTSAGGAGVSAGGGFAMPHAPYADGPSGPVPFTAASYGGPAGGGFGPPDPAYGTPGPGSGPGSGPGTGGGAALPGQRTVAEGPGRQAGVRVAGRRFSCTLVLAAAAVLAVLSGGLYWLDVLPGPGGKERDLADAGPGASASASAPAPAASASSAPNPTGSPAAPKGTRQDVPKELVGTWKGTVTTARLGLSSEFEITIRAGRVGEVVGRDKSVLAVLGTDCSGDWKLSSATDRSLVLDTSGGPNPAPGVCSDGSADERFSLNTDGTLHYRSGDTPAGNPEGDLRRSP; this is encoded by the coding sequence ATGCAGCCGCTCGAAGCCGGGGAGCCGCGGACCATCGGCGCGTACCGGCTGCTGGGCCGGCTCGGCGCGGGTGGCATGGGCCGGGTCTACCTGGGGCGCAGCGCCGGCGGCCGGACCGTCGCCGTCAAGATCGTGCACCCGCATTTCGCCACCGACGAGGAGTTCCGTGCCCGGTTCCGCCGCGAGGTCGAGGCGGCCCGCCTGGTGGGCGGCGAGTGGACCGCGCCCGTGCTCGACGCGGACCCCGACGCCCCCGTGCCGTGGGTGGCCACCGGCTACGTCGCCGGGCCCTCCCTGGACCGGGCGCTGGCCGCGCACGGACCGCTCCCCGAGGCCTCCGTACGGGCCATCGGCGCGGGGCTGGCCCGCGCCCTGGTCGCCGTGCACGGCCTGGGGCTCGTACACCGGGACGTGAAGCCGTCGAACGTGATGCTCACCCTCGACGGGCCGCGGCTGATCGACTTCGGGATCGCGCGGGCCACGGACGGCACCGCCTCGCTCACCTCCACCGGGGTCTCCGTCGGCTCGCCCGGCTACATGTCGCCCGAGCAGATCCTCGGCAAGGGGATCACCGGGGCGGCCGACGTGTTCTCGCTCGGCGCGGTGATGGCCTTCGCGGCGACCGGGCGGCCGCCCTTCACCGGGGACAACTCGGCCACCCTCCTCTACAAGGTGGTCCACGAGCCGCCCGAGCTCGGCGCGCTCCCGGCCGGGGAGCTGCGCGACCTGATCGAGGCCTGCCTGGCCAAGTCGGCCGCGGATCGCCCCGCCCCCGAGGCCGTCGCAGCGGCCCTCGGCGGGGCGCTGGGCGCCCCGGGCTGGCTCCCCGGGCCGCTGGTGGAGGAGGCCAGCCGGGCCGCGGTGGCCCTGCTGGACCTGGACGCGGACACCTCCGCGGGCGGGGCCGGCGTGTCGGCCGGCGGGGGCTTCGCGATGCCCCACGCGCCGTACGCGGACGGCCCGTCCGGGCCGGTGCCGTTCACGGCGGCCTCGTACGGCGGCCCGGCCGGGGGCGGCTTCGGGCCGCCCGACCCGGCGTACGGCACTCCGGGACCGGGATCGGGACCGGGAAGCGGCCCGGGTACCGGCGGCGGGGCGGCTCTGCCCGGGCAGCGGACCGTCGCGGAGGGTCCGGGGCGGCAGGCCGGCGTCCGGGTGGCCGGGCGCCGCTTCAGCTGCACGCTGGTCCTCGCCGCGGCGGCGGTACTGGCGGTGCTGTCCGGGGGGTTGTACTGGCTGGACGTCCTGCCCGGCCCGGGCGGGAAGGAGCGGGACCTGGCCGACGCCGGACCGGGGGCCTCCGCCTCGGCCTCCGCGCCCGCCCCGGCGGCCTCGGCCTCGTCGGCCCCGAACCCGACCGGGAGTCCGGCGGCGCCCAAGGGGACCCGCCAGGACGTGCCCAAGGAGCTCGTCGGCACGTGGAAGGGCACGGTCACCACCGCCCGCCTCGGCCTGTCCTCGGAGTTCGAGATCACCATCAGGGCGGGCCGGGTCGGTGAGGTCGTCGGCCGGGACAAGTCGGTCCTGGCCGTCCTGGGCACGGACTGCAGCGGCGACTGGAAGCTCTCCTCCGCCACCGACCGCTCGCTGGTCCTGGACACCTCGGGCGGCCCCAACCCGGCTCCCGGCGTCTGTTCCGACGGCTCCGCCGACGAGCGCTTCAGCCTGAACACCGACGGGACGCTGCACTACAGGTCGGGCGACACCCCGGCCGGAAACCCCGAGGGCGACCTCAGGCGCAGCCCCTGA